A stretch of the Carassius carassius chromosome 6, fCarCar2.1, whole genome shotgun sequence genome encodes the following:
- the LOC132142682 gene encoding gap junction alpha-5 protein-like, with protein sequence MADWTLLGNFLEEVQEHSTSVGKVWLTILFIFRILVLGTAAESSWGDEQEDFTCDTEQPGCENVCYDRAFPIAHIRFWVLQIVFVSTPSLIYMAHVMHSVRREEKRRKEQEGGAQTDRDGEMYPEGDKNCGKQDEGGGGKLQLKGALLLTYVISILIRSVMEVIFIIVQYLIYGVFLNALYVCKASPCPHLVNCYISRPTEKNVFIVFMLVVAAVSLLLNVVELYHLAWKQFKGSLQRYKASKQRLNTPSTVAAVSPNRACTPPPDFNQCLISPQSSPTIQTHAHSLIHPTCPPFHDRLVHQQNSANMVTECHQSQDFLGVNFLSFTHIPTETPNACTSPPFLSIESVGDKRRFSKSSGTSSRMRPDDLAV encoded by the coding sequence ATGGCTGACTGGACTCTGCTGGGGAACTTTCTAGAAGAAGTCCAGGAACATTCCACTTCGGTGGGAAAGGTGTGGCTTACGATTCTTTTCATCTTCCGGATCCTGGTCCTGGGTACGGCTGCCGAGTCCTCGTGGGGCGACGAGCAGGAAGACTTCACCTGCGACACGGAGCAGCCTGGTTGTGAGAACGTTTGTTATGACAGAGCATTTCCCATTGCGCATATCCGCTTCTGGGTGCTCCAGATTGTGTTCGTGTCCACACCTTCTCTCATCTACATGGCACACGTGATGCATAGTGTCCGCagagaggagaagaggaggaaaGAGCAGGAAGGAGGAGCACAAACAGACAGAGATGGAGAAATGTACCCAGAGGGAGACAAGAACTGTGGGAAGCAGGATGAAGGCGGAGGTGGGAAGTTGCAATTGAAGGGTGCTTTGCTACTAACATACGTAATAAGCATCCTCATCCGCTCTGTAATGGAAGTGATCTTCATTATAGTCCAGTACCTGATCTATGGAGTCTTCCTCAATGCGCTCTATGTGTGTAAGGCCTCACCGTGTCCACACCTGGTCAACTGCTACATCTCGAGACCTACGGAGAAGAATGTGTTTATTGTGTTTATGTTAGTGGTAGCAGCTGTGTCGCTGTTGCTCAACGTCGTGGAATTGTATCATTTGGCGTGGAAGCAGTTTAAGGGTAGTTTGCAAAGATATAAGGCTTCCAAACAGCGACTGAATACACCATCCACCGTGGCTGCAGTCTCACCAAACCGAGCCTGCACTCCACCTCCTGACTTCAATCAGTGCCTGATATCACCACAGTCTTCCCCTAccatacaaacacatgcacactcacttaTACACCCAACCTGCCCACCTTTTCATGACCGACTGGTGCACCAACAAAACTCTGCGAACATGGTCACCGAATGCCATCAAAGTCAAGACTTCTTAGGGGTCAACTTCTTGAGCTTCACGCATATACCTACAGAGACGCCCAACGCATGCACCTCGCCGCCTTTTCTAAGCATTGAATCTGTTGGGGACAAGAGAAGGTTTAGCAAGAGCAGCGGGACCAGCAGCCGCATGAGACCGGACGACCTTGCAGTATAG